Proteins encoded in a region of the Paucibacter sediminis genome:
- the kdgD gene encoding 5-dehydro-4-deoxyglucarate dehydratase, which produces MSPQELKSVLQAGLLSFPLTDFDSQLRFAPKPYAERLEWLQPYGASALFAAGGTGEFFSLEPGEYSEVIKVALDTCRGRTPIIAGAGGGTSLAIKYAQEAERLGAQGILLLPHYLTEASQAGLIAHVEAVCKSVKFGVTVYNRGACKLTPESLLVLAERCPNLIGLKDGLGDIEKFVAIRQTLGERFAYLGGLPTAELFAGAYKAMGCPVYSSAVFNFIPKTAMEFYNAHAAGDTITCDRLIRDFFLPYIALRNKGEGYAVSIVKAGATLVGHSAGPVRPPLSDLLPAEVDQLGALISKLGPQ; this is translated from the coding sequence ATGTCGCCCCAAGAACTCAAGAGCGTGCTGCAAGCCGGCCTGCTGTCCTTCCCGCTGACCGATTTCGACAGCCAGCTGCGTTTCGCGCCCAAGCCCTATGCCGAGCGGCTGGAGTGGCTGCAACCCTATGGCGCTTCGGCGCTGTTCGCGGCCGGCGGCACGGGCGAGTTCTTCTCGCTGGAGCCGGGCGAGTACAGCGAGGTGATCAAGGTCGCGCTGGACACCTGCCGCGGCCGTACCCCCATCATCGCCGGCGCCGGTGGCGGCACCAGCCTGGCCATCAAGTACGCGCAGGAGGCCGAGCGCCTGGGCGCACAGGGCATCCTGCTGCTGCCGCACTACCTCACCGAGGCCAGCCAGGCCGGCCTGATCGCCCATGTGGAGGCGGTGTGCAAGAGCGTCAAGTTCGGCGTCACCGTCTACAACCGCGGCGCATGCAAGCTCACGCCGGAAAGCCTGCTGGTGCTGGCCGAGCGCTGCCCCAACCTGATCGGTCTCAAGGACGGCCTGGGCGATATCGAGAAGTTCGTTGCGATCCGCCAGACCCTGGGCGAGCGCTTCGCCTATCTGGGCGGCCTGCCCACCGCCGAGCTCTTTGCCGGCGCCTACAAGGCCATGGGCTGCCCGGTCTATTCCTCGGCGGTGTTCAACTTCATCCCGAAGACGGCGATGGAGTTCTACAACGCCCATGCAGCTGGTGACACCATCACCTGCGACCGCCTGATCCGCGATTTCTTCCTGCCCTATATCGCGCTGCGCAACAAGGGCGAGGGTTATGCGGTGTCCATCGTGAAGGCCGGCGCCACCCTGGTGGGCCACAGCGCCGGCCCGGTGCGGCCGCCGCTGTCGGACCTGCTGCCCGCCGAGGTGGACCAGCTGGGCGCCCTGATTTCCAAGCTCGGCCCGCAGTAA